The following proteins come from a genomic window of Paenibacillus sp. CAA11:
- a CDS encoding spore germination protein, whose product MRKAAGHQTIPEWLADHLKGFMDLEQRKLGAREEVELVYIKSLTDAELINRFVLTPFFEMNELKSFEDYLASFPGTTKTDKAEQAKESVLKGFVSITVKDSTYLFEAIKVEASSISEATSEAIVQGPKDAFNENIYTNLNLVRRRYKSDKLKAEMSVIGNMSQTVVAVLYDEDRVDSEVLDELKKRLSNVSIDILQSAGELEKELAGRHFRLFPTTMVTERPDRVVFNLSEGKVAILIDGTGFSIILPSIFNDFFTAMDDKIQLPMVGWFLKGIRYIGLLLTVTLPAFYIAVTSYNPEILKIQIALLIAGSRATVPYPSFMEVILMLLMMEFLTEASLRLPKAIGPTATTVGGLILGQAATQAGLVADVMIILVSAVAISNFVIPLNMMGFTVRVIKYGFILLATLLGLLGVVVGLVGLVMYACGLRSFGKPYLRGFALDYMSKKRREV is encoded by the coding sequence GTGAGAAAGGCAGCAGGACATCAGACCATCCCGGAATGGCTGGCGGATCATTTGAAAGGCTTTATGGACTTGGAACAGCGCAAGCTTGGAGCCCGAGAAGAGGTTGAGTTGGTCTATATCAAAAGCCTGACCGATGCTGAGCTGATCAACCGTTTTGTGCTCACTCCTTTTTTCGAAATGAACGAACTAAAGAGCTTTGAAGATTATCTGGCCTCCTTCCCCGGAACGACCAAGACAGATAAAGCAGAGCAGGCTAAGGAGTCTGTCTTGAAGGGCTTCGTAAGCATTACGGTTAAAGACAGCACCTATTTGTTTGAAGCGATTAAGGTGGAGGCCAGCTCCATAAGTGAAGCGACCTCGGAGGCTATTGTTCAAGGGCCTAAGGATGCATTCAATGAAAATATATATACGAATCTTAATCTGGTTCGGCGCCGTTATAAATCAGATAAGCTGAAGGCGGAAATGTCTGTCATCGGGAACATGTCTCAGACCGTTGTAGCCGTTCTCTATGATGAGGATCGGGTGGATTCTGAGGTACTGGATGAATTGAAGAAAAGGTTGTCTAACGTATCCATTGATATTTTGCAATCTGCCGGCGAGCTGGAGAAGGAACTGGCGGGTCGCCATTTCCGTCTGTTTCCGACCACAATGGTTACCGAACGGCCGGACCGGGTGGTCTTCAATTTATCCGAAGGCAAAGTGGCCATTCTGATTGATGGAACAGGCTTCAGTATCATTCTTCCGAGTATCTTTAATGATTTCTTTACAGCCATGGATGACAAAATCCAGTTACCGATGGTGGGCTGGTTTCTGAAGGGGATTCGCTATATCGGCCTGCTCCTGACAGTAACGCTTCCTGCCTTTTACATCGCAGTAACCTCTTATAATCCTGAGATTCTGAAGATTCAAATTGCTCTATTGATTGCCGGCTCTCGGGCAACGGTGCCTTATCCTTCATTTATGGAGGTTATTCTTATGCTCTTGATGATGGAGTTCCTGACGGAGGCGAGCTTAAGACTGCCTAAGGCAATTGGTCCTACTGCAACCACTGTAGGCGGGCTTATTTTAGGTCAAGCCGCAACGCAAGCGGGGCTGGTCGCTGATGTCATGATTATTCTGGTGTCCGCTGTGGCCATATCCAATTTTGTCATCCCGCTAAATATGATGGGATTTACCGTTAGGGTGATTAAATACGGGTTCATCCTGCTTGCTACTTTGCTTGGACTGCTCGGCGTAGTAGTTGGATTAGTGGGGCTGGTCATGTATGCTTGTGGACTTCGAAGCTTTGGCAAGCCTTATCTGAGAGGGTTCGCATTAGATTATATGAGTAAAAAGAGGAGGGAGGTCTGA
- a CDS encoding Ger(x)C family spore germination protein, whose protein sequence is MRRKLWLLLACLIVCLLPLQGCKFKDIDLRMFVVAIGIDTAEDPSKVKVTLKLAIPQGDPKTGEEKVDMISRETATIAEAIREMKSMVDKELDFGHCKAMILGESYARRDITEAMDWAIRRRDIQLIMYCAIGRPNASEVLAVQPKTERIPSNSLFLALGKEGTESPFILSSYSFDVKRRLMERGLDPVLPIVEALSKERFVIDKVVLFSKKSSKLVLNPDETRLYNLLTQKDLLTNFTVVNKQGVFDYNVDGSRSKYSIHAKGKAESAPYISYKIDITGVLEEVHQKKMINRDTLNLLSRSSSEDLNSQIRELLFKIRDSGTDPIGWGLRYMARNWDNKTEYEKWKKMYPEMDFKVHAKVNVKYTGMIR, encoded by the coding sequence ATGAGAAGAAAGTTGTGGTTGCTGCTGGCATGTCTTATCGTATGCTTGCTTCCGCTGCAGGGCTGTAAGTTTAAGGATATAGATTTGCGTATGTTTGTGGTCGCCATCGGTATTGATACAGCCGAAGACCCTTCCAAGGTAAAGGTAACGCTCAAGCTGGCTATTCCGCAAGGCGATCCTAAGACAGGTGAAGAGAAAGTGGATATGATTTCCCGGGAAACGGCAACCATTGCGGAGGCGATCCGGGAAATGAAATCCATGGTGGACAAAGAGCTGGACTTTGGGCACTGCAAGGCGATGATCCTAGGCGAGTCCTACGCTCGGAGGGATATTACCGAGGCTATGGACTGGGCTATTCGCCGCCGGGATATTCAGCTTATCATGTACTGTGCGATTGGCCGGCCCAATGCCTCAGAGGTGCTGGCTGTGCAGCCAAAGACCGAGCGTATCCCCTCCAATTCCCTATTTCTGGCCTTGGGGAAGGAAGGGACGGAATCGCCGTTTATACTCAGTTCGTACTCCTTCGATGTGAAGCGCAGATTGATGGAACGGGGGCTAGATCCTGTTCTTCCGATCGTGGAGGCATTGTCTAAGGAGAGATTTGTGATCGATAAAGTGGTGCTCTTCTCCAAGAAATCATCGAAGCTTGTGCTTAATCCGGATGAGACCCGGCTGTATAACCTGCTGACCCAGAAGGACCTGCTTACGAATTTCACGGTCGTAAATAAACAGGGCGTATTTGATTATAATGTAGACGGCTCCCGTAGCAAGTATAGCATTCATGCGAAGGGCAAAGCAGAGTCTGCTCCCTACATTAGTTATAAGATTGATATCACTGGAGTGCTGGAAGAGGTTCATCAGAAGAAGATGATCAATCGAGATACGCTGAATTTGCTGTCACGATCCAGTTCTGAGGATCTGAATTCACAGATCAGAGAGCTGCTTTTTAAGATCAGGGATAGTGGGACCGATCCTATCGGGTGGGGGCTACGTTACATGGCAAGAAACTGGGATAACAAGACCGAGTATGAGAAGTGGAAGAAGATGTACCCGGAGATGGATTTCAAAGTGCATGCAAAGGTGAACGTGAAATACACGGGAATGATCCGGTAA
- the ytaF gene encoding sporulation membrane protein YtaF translates to MISLLDVIVNPCKVSSLCCSVCVKIPAETIPEIWAYADIKMQAKERSIMDLYSWITLLAIGLASNLDNAGVGIAYGARRIRIPWYSNLAIAIISCLGTLLAGLFGNLISLWIRPWVAQLIGTVVIVTVGIWVLLQAFKEKEKSSSSNHPTPSTGHFTRLLRNPEEADRDSSQSISLGESMILGIALAMNALAGGFHAGVSELNIGLTSLSVGLFSYLLLAASSWFGEKYAAEKLGSRATIVSGLLLILIGFSQLG, encoded by the coding sequence ATGATATCACTTTTGGATGTAATTGTAAATCCCTGCAAAGTATCATCACTATGTTGTTCTGTATGCGTAAAAATTCCAGCTGAAACCATTCCTGAAATCTGGGCATATGCTGACATTAAAATGCAGGCAAAGGAGCGAAGCATCATGGATTTGTACAGTTGGATCACTCTTCTGGCTATCGGATTAGCTTCCAATTTAGACAATGCGGGTGTAGGCATTGCATACGGCGCAAGGAGAATACGCATTCCCTGGTACTCCAACCTGGCCATTGCCATTATTTCTTGCCTGGGTACCCTGCTGGCAGGCTTATTCGGCAACCTGATCTCGTTATGGATTCGTCCCTGGGTTGCCCAGCTCATCGGGACCGTTGTCATAGTTACCGTAGGAATTTGGGTGCTTCTTCAAGCTTTTAAGGAAAAAGAAAAAAGCTCCTCCAGTAACCATCCCACCCCCTCTACCGGCCATTTCACCCGACTGCTGCGCAATCCAGAGGAAGCCGACCGGGATAGCTCGCAGTCCATTAGTCTGGGAGAATCCATGATCCTTGGCATTGCACTAGCCATGAACGCCCTGGCTGGCGGATTTCATGCCGGCGTATCCGAGCTGAACATTGGATTAACCTCCCTATCGGTCGGGCTGTTCAGCTATTTGCTGCTGGCAGCAAGCTCCTGGTTCGGAGAGAAATATGCTGCAGAGAAGCTCGGAAGCCGGGCTACTATTGTTTCAGGACTTCTGCTCATCTTGATCGGCTTCAGCCAGCTGGGCTAA
- a CDS encoding DivIVA domain-containing protein, translating to MQEDYGRKLEDQKSLFKQLGIKLDALTIHEKDFDVKMRGYDKEEVDKFLDEIIIDYERFYDIITDLLDKYKEIQRRQSYWEDEKRSLISQRNKLESTHTGGIDRKLVEEGIRGIERSIEQFRLHIRKEFDV from the coding sequence ATGCAGGAAGATTATGGGCGCAAGCTCGAGGATCAGAAAAGTTTGTTTAAACAATTGGGAATCAAACTGGATGCATTAACGATTCACGAGAAAGACTTCGATGTGAAGATGCGCGGTTACGATAAAGAAGAGGTTGACAAATTTTTGGATGAAATCATTATTGACTACGAACGCTTCTATGATATCATCACAGATTTACTTGATAAATATAAGGAAATACAGCGCCGTCAATCGTACTGGGAAGACGAGAAGCGCTCTCTGATCTCACAGCGAAACAAACTGGAAAGCACACATACGGGCGGGATTGACCGGAAGCTCGTTGAAGAGGGAATCCGTGGAATTGAGCGGAGCATTGAGCAGTTCCGTCTTCATATTCGCAAAGAATTTGATGTATAA
- a CDS encoding NHLP leader peptide family RiPP precursor yields MSTQGALLQSQVVQKAWQDPSFKTKLLSDPKAALQEFLGVELPDHIKVKAVEEQSDEFFIVLPPNPSKALAPDVKPLVMWN; encoded by the coding sequence ATGTCAACACAAGGAGCTCTTCTTCAATCGCAAGTGGTCCAGAAAGCGTGGCAAGATCCCAGTTTCAAAACCAAGTTATTATCCGATCCAAAAGCAGCCCTCCAGGAGTTCCTTGGTGTAGAGCTTCCCGACCACATTAAGGTGAAGGCGGTTGAGGAACAATCAGATGAGTTCTTTATCGTGCTTCCTCCAAATCCATCCAAGGCGCTTGCCCCGGATGTGAAGCCTCTCGTCATGTGGAACTAG
- a CDS encoding aldo/keto reductase family protein — translation MQYRRLGASGLKVSEISLGSWLTYGGYVERENAVKAIEAAYDLGVNFFDTANVYERGAAEELLGATLKAYPRESYVLATKVFGKMGDGPNDMGLSRKHITEQCNASLKRLGAEYVDIYYCHRFHPETPLEETLRALDDLVRQGKVLYVGVSMWTAAQMEAALGVADRYLLDRIVVNQPLYNMFERGIEQEIIPLGQRKGIGQVVYSPLAQGVLTGKYNSANNVPENSRAAKLGWAEDRISAERIAKVRELTKVAEERGITMGQLALAWILRQPNVSSALVGASRPEQVHENVSASGIVLSPEELDRITAILES, via the coding sequence ATGCAGTATCGCAGATTGGGTGCTAGCGGGCTGAAGGTTAGCGAGATCAGTCTTGGCAGCTGGCTGACCTATGGAGGCTATGTAGAACGGGAAAATGCTGTAAAGGCGATTGAGGCCGCTTATGATCTGGGTGTGAATTTCTTTGATACCGCCAACGTCTACGAACGTGGAGCCGCTGAGGAGCTGCTCGGGGCAACCTTGAAGGCCTATCCGAGAGAGTCTTACGTACTGGCTACCAAGGTGTTTGGCAAAATGGGCGACGGGCCTAATGATATGGGCTTATCCCGCAAGCACATCACAGAACAGTGCAATGCCAGTCTGAAGCGACTTGGTGCTGAGTATGTCGATATCTATTACTGTCATAGGTTCCATCCGGAGACTCCGCTGGAGGAAACGCTGCGTGCGCTTGACGACCTTGTTCGCCAAGGCAAGGTGTTGTATGTGGGGGTTAGCATGTGGACAGCGGCTCAGATGGAAGCCGCACTTGGGGTTGCCGATCGTTATTTGCTGGATCGTATTGTCGTGAACCAGCCGCTATATAATATGTTTGAGCGCGGCATCGAGCAGGAGATTATTCCGCTTGGGCAGCGCAAAGGCATTGGACAAGTGGTATATTCTCCGCTGGCTCAGGGTGTGTTGACGGGCAAATACAACTCAGCGAATAATGTGCCGGAGAATAGCCGTGCTGCTAAGCTCGGCTGGGCTGAGGACCGAATCAGCGCCGAACGAATTGCTAAAGTTCGGGAGCTAACCAAGGTTGCCGAGGAACGCGGAATTACAATGGGACAGCTTGCACTCGCTTGGATTCTTCGTCAGCCAAATGTATCAAGCGCTCTGGTTGGAGCAAGCCGTCCTGAACAGGTTCATGAGAATGTATCTGCTTCAGGGATTGTCTTGTCGCCGGAAGAGCTTGACCGAATTACAGCGATATTGGAATCATAA
- a CDS encoding GGDEF domain-containing protein, which translates to MIEKLINNFTLMTSFIFFGNMLRSTFIVRLPLYSKARHSIEGILLGLFGILLMHYTFPVTPSVFADFRLVAILVSVCLGGWYGGLWTTAIAGIYRLIFLHGLSYESILAAAGIVATYIASLFIIPQGKLKLRTWSIALGVSLACIQVVFLLTLQDYYLETMMKYAVIYLAGGMLTYFMMNYMSRSDHLLRMMKEAASLDFLTGLHNSRSFDALFQERAKRGFREQRPFSLLVADIDHFKKVNDTYGHPAGDCVLKQLAEILHDSFRPGDQIARKGGEEFVIIVECGPDKIGHVAEKLRVNVEGHSFVLPDGTSISCSISVGGATYPLFPPEELFDRADQALYEAKNTGRNKVCIASL; encoded by the coding sequence ATGATAGAGAAATTAATTAACAACTTTACACTGATGACTTCCTTTATATTTTTTGGAAATATGCTTCGCTCAACCTTTATAGTTCGGCTGCCGCTGTATTCTAAGGCAAGACATTCTATAGAGGGGATTTTGCTGGGATTGTTCGGGATATTATTAATGCACTATACCTTTCCGGTAACGCCCAGTGTTTTTGCTGATTTCCGGCTGGTTGCCATTCTCGTATCCGTGTGTCTTGGAGGCTGGTATGGGGGACTTTGGACGACCGCGATCGCCGGAATTTACCGTCTGATCTTCCTCCACGGACTTAGCTATGAGTCAATCCTTGCTGCTGCCGGCATTGTTGCTACATACATCGCTTCCCTGTTTATTATCCCGCAAGGCAAGCTGAAGCTGCGGACATGGAGCATTGCACTCGGAGTATCGCTTGCCTGTATCCAAGTGGTTTTTCTGCTTACGCTGCAGGATTATTATTTGGAAACGATGATGAAGTACGCTGTGATCTACCTGGCGGGCGGAATGCTGACTTATTTTATGATGAATTATATGAGTAGGTCGGATCATCTGCTGAGAATGATGAAGGAAGCGGCAAGCCTGGATTTTCTGACCGGACTTCACAATTCGCGCAGTTTTGATGCCCTGTTTCAGGAAAGAGCCAAGCGGGGCTTTAGAGAACAGCGGCCTTTCTCACTGCTTGTAGCCGATATTGATCACTTTAAAAAGGTGAATGATACATATGGACATCCGGCTGGTGATTGTGTACTTAAGCAATTGGCCGAGATTCTTCACGATTCGTTCAGACCTGGAGATCAAATAGCCCGCAAAGGCGGAGAGGAATTCGTGATCATCGTGGAGTGTGGGCCTGATAAAATAGGACATGTGGCAGAAAAGCTGCGTGTTAATGTGGAGGGACATTCTTTTGTCCTGCCGGATGGAACCTCCATTTCTTGCAGTATTTCGGTCGGCGGGGCGACCTACCCTCTCTTCCCTCCAGAGGAGCTGTTCGACAGAGCGGACCAGGCTCTTTACGAGGCCAAGAATACGGGAAGGAATAAAGTATGTATTGCTTCTTTATAA
- a CDS encoding GerAB/ArcD/ProY family transporter encodes MVKYRYFFFLFLINAVINVVNYVPRILIAYRFKGALMSIVISVIIGTLIIFTATKLYSRFPKKGLPEIYHSCMSKPLAGILLLLAGALWYMAGLITLISFVDISIRYISPDISRLWIMIGFLVAVALSSRLSSESVLYGLEITMLLTLPFILYILLKMLINPAFNWDAVMQVGTYFMHKPSFPSITAATFIFSGYANLVIFNRVFHPIKRYRVWLLGVLGLIILLISMLVPIGYLGTIDVERHVFTWFSAADSVRIGLFIVERMIFLFYFIYLVLSLVSVIIHWHVCLELLKGIGSVKKKKEGPQMKDWGYIILFSLVALFMLSLEQFSINLLGMWFLNIRFYGEIIIISSLFYCYQRNRRARI; translated from the coding sequence ATGGTAAAATATCGTTATTTCTTCTTCTTGTTCTTAATAAACGCTGTGATCAATGTCGTTAATTACGTACCTAGGATCCTGATTGCCTACCGGTTTAAAGGGGCACTAATGTCCATCGTTATTTCTGTGATTATTGGCACCCTCATTATCTTTACAGCTACAAAGCTATACTCCCGATTTCCGAAAAAGGGGCTGCCGGAGATTTATCATTCCTGTATGTCCAAGCCCTTAGCCGGAATTTTATTGCTGTTGGCGGGGGCGTTATGGTACATGGCCGGATTGATTACCCTTATCTCATTTGTGGACATTTCAATTAGATATATCAGCCCAGACATTTCTAGATTATGGATTATGATCGGCTTTCTGGTCGCTGTAGCGCTGTCCAGCAGGCTAAGCTCAGAATCCGTATTGTATGGTCTGGAAATCACGATGCTTCTTACGCTCCCTTTTATCTTGTATATCCTGCTGAAGATGCTGATCAATCCGGCATTTAACTGGGATGCTGTGATGCAAGTGGGGACCTATTTCATGCATAAGCCTTCCTTTCCCAGCATTACTGCCGCTACTTTTATTTTCTCCGGCTATGCGAATCTGGTTATATTCAACCGGGTGTTTCATCCGATCAAGCGGTATCGCGTCTGGCTGCTGGGAGTCCTCGGTCTTATCATCCTGCTGATCAGCATGCTGGTGCCCATTGGCTACCTTGGAACGATCGATGTAGAGCGGCATGTCTTTACCTGGTTCTCTGCAGCAGATTCGGTTCGAATCGGACTTTTCATCGTTGAACGGATGATCTTTTTGTTTTATTTTATTTATTTGGTGCTTTCCCTGGTAAGTGTTATTATTCACTGGCACGTGTGCTTGGAGCTTCTTAAAGGAATAGGTTCTGTGAAGAAAAAAAAGGAGGGGCCGCAAATGAAGGACTGGGGGTATATCATCCTATTCTCTCTTGTGGCATTGTTCATGCTGAGCCTTGAGCAATTCTCTATAAATCTGTTGGGAATGTGGTTCCTTAATATACGCTTCTATGGTGAAATCATAATTATATCTTCCTTATTCTATTGCTATCAGAGGAACCGGAGGGCAAGGATATGA
- a CDS encoding sensor histidine kinase translates to MKYVLRSIIVVLILMVIAAAVIPAVVVNDGHLEQSEQIKQWDLVWVDQLDGDMTDTELRQLSGWRSADAKHPAPGKPEEASSVWIRLELPAFKIGNPAILIEGLYGRRIIAMLDGNPIYQADRRYDRDLQQFILPLHMDDSDKAIYLGVEGVGDRIGLQEAARIGDFNQLMDKLVKKDITDFILGSAFIFIAVIMLMCSLFLNTENMPSWLSLCLVILCIGILIITYSPFLYSFYDKFGALYYRLFDVALLVLLPAFSSFFERIFDSGYHAIIRKYRKFQVLYSVFCLVFMVSKPLWLPGFSAVYSFLTGTLLGIIMIIQFALLVTLSVIYATRGNKEAIIFTSGFALFALTAIGELAWYYLENPDYRLYLWKWGVVCFVISLIIILGRRFARNHDQVVEYSRRLEMFNNELQRSEKMEIISELAASVAHEVRNPLQVTRGFLQLLTEKSQNQDKLYLNLALEELDRASNIITDFLTFAKPEVGKIATLHILDEFRHIEGILNPMANLQGGKIYVDIPDNLQIKGNSPKFKQAFVNILKNSIEALRGEGEIRVWAYESGGKVVIHVKDNGEGMSGAELAHLGEPYFSNKTKGTGLGLMVTFRIIEVMQGDIQFKSEKGRGTEAIIRFPSVES, encoded by the coding sequence ATGAAATATGTTCTGAGAAGCATTATTGTTGTACTGATTCTCATGGTGATTGCTGCGGCTGTTATCCCTGCGGTTGTTGTGAACGACGGACATCTGGAACAAAGTGAGCAGATTAAGCAGTGGGACCTGGTGTGGGTGGACCAATTGGACGGCGATATGACAGATACTGAGCTTAGGCAGCTATCCGGCTGGAGGAGTGCCGATGCTAAGCATCCGGCTCCAGGTAAGCCGGAAGAAGCAAGCAGCGTCTGGATTAGGCTGGAGCTGCCGGCATTTAAGATCGGTAACCCCGCCATATTAATTGAGGGGCTATACGGCCGGCGGATTATCGCGATGCTGGACGGCAATCCTATTTATCAGGCGGATCGCCGTTATGACCGCGACCTACAGCAGTTCATTCTGCCCCTACATATGGATGATAGCGACAAGGCTATCTATCTAGGTGTAGAGGGGGTAGGTGATCGAATTGGGCTGCAGGAGGCGGCCAGAATCGGTGACTTCAACCAATTGATGGACAAGCTTGTGAAGAAGGACATCACCGATTTCATTTTAGGCAGCGCCTTTATCTTTATTGCTGTAATTATGTTAATGTGTTCTCTCTTTTTAAATACAGAGAATATGCCCAGCTGGCTTTCTCTTTGCTTGGTCATTCTGTGTATAGGTATTCTAATCATTACCTACTCGCCGTTCCTCTATAGCTTTTACGACAAGTTTGGCGCACTGTATTATCGTCTGTTCGATGTGGCACTTCTTGTTCTGCTGCCGGCGTTCAGCAGTTTCTTCGAACGGATCTTTGATAGCGGGTACCACGCCATCATTAGGAAATACCGCAAGTTTCAGGTGCTGTATTCCGTATTTTGCCTGGTTTTCATGGTAAGCAAACCGCTGTGGCTCCCAGGCTTCAGCGCGGTTTATTCCTTTCTCACGGGCACGCTGCTCGGAATAATTATGATCATTCAGTTCGCCCTGCTGGTTACCCTGTCCGTAATCTATGCAACTAGGGGCAATAAAGAGGCGATCATATTTACTAGTGGGTTCGCGTTATTTGCGCTGACAGCGATTGGGGAACTTGCCTGGTATTATTTGGAGAATCCGGACTACAGGCTATATTTATGGAAATGGGGCGTTGTCTGCTTTGTTATCTCGCTGATCATTATTCTTGGCCGTAGGTTCGCCCGCAACCATGACCAGGTCGTCGAGTACTCTCGGAGGTTGGAGATGTTCAACAACGAGCTTCAGCGCTCTGAGAAAATGGAGATCATCAGCGAGCTTGCTGCTTCGGTAGCGCATGAGGTACGCAACCCGCTGCAGGTTACCCGGGGATTTCTGCAGCTTCTGACAGAGAAATCCCAGAATCAGGACAAGCTATATTTGAATTTGGCACTAGAGGAGCTAGACCGAGCTTCGAATATCATTACCGATTTCTTAACCTTTGCCAAGCCAGAGGTAGGTAAGATTGCTACGCTTCATATTCTTGATGAATTCAGGCATATCGAAGGCATTTTGAATCCGATGGCTAACCTGCAAGGCGGTAAAATTTATGTGGATATTCCGGATAATCTGCAGATCAAGGGGAATTCGCCTAAGTTCAAGCAGGCTTTCGTCAATATTCTGAAGAATAGCATCGAAGCCCTTCGTGGTGAAGGAGAAATCAGAGTATGGGCGTATGAATCGGGCGGGAAAGTGGTTATCCATGTGAAAGATAACGGTGAGGGAATGAGCGGTGCGGAATTGGCTCATCTGGGAGAACCTTACTTCTCCAACAAGACAAAAGGGACTGGGCTTGGTCTCATGGTGACCTTTCGAATTATTGAAGTTATGCAGGGGGATATTCAGTTTAAGAGTGAGAAGGGAAGAGGCACAGAAGCAATTATCCGGTTTCCCTCAGTAGAGAGCTGA
- a CDS encoding SPFH domain-containing protein, with amino-acid sequence MKEKMAKKFNGFVLIVLLVICAGLGVYGMEADIPALGIPFMVLAALLVIGALTGITVVQPNQSVVITFFGRYMGTIRESGLWAVIPFSHRQKVSLRVRNFNSATLKVNDVDGNPIEISAVVVFKVVNPTKAVFDVDSYMEFVEIQSETALRHVASRYPYDNFEEVGFSLRANSDEIAQELAVELQARLSLSGVEVLEARLTHLAYSTEIASVMLQRQQASAILSARQKIVEGAVGMVEMAIRQLSEDGIVELDEERKAAMVNNLMVAIVSERGASPVINAGSLY; translated from the coding sequence ATGAAAGAGAAAATGGCGAAGAAGTTCAATGGATTTGTGTTGATTGTATTGTTAGTCATTTGTGCAGGCTTAGGCGTGTACGGAATGGAGGCGGACATCCCAGCACTTGGCATTCCGTTTATGGTGCTCGCAGCGCTGCTGGTGATTGGGGCTTTAACAGGGATTACAGTGGTGCAGCCTAATCAATCGGTTGTTATTACGTTCTTCGGCCGCTATATGGGAACGATTCGTGAGAGCGGTCTGTGGGCAGTCATCCCGTTTAGTCATCGTCAGAAGGTTTCGCTTCGGGTGCGGAATTTTAATAGCGCAACTCTGAAGGTGAACGATGTCGATGGCAATCCTATTGAAATTTCAGCGGTAGTTGTATTCAAGGTTGTGAATCCGACAAAGGCCGTGTTCGATGTGGATTCATATATGGAGTTCGTAGAGATTCAGAGTGAGACCGCACTTCGGCATGTAGCCAGCCGTTATCCTTACGATAATTTTGAGGAGGTCGGCTTCTCGCTTCGGGCCAATTCCGATGAAATTGCGCAGGAACTGGCAGTAGAGCTGCAGGCGCGTTTGTCTTTGTCTGGAGTGGAAGTGCTTGAGGCAAGACTTACACATCTGGCCTACTCTACTGAGATTGCAAGTGTCATGCTGCAGCGTCAGCAGGCTTCGGCCATCCTGTCCGCCCGTCAGAAGATTGTTGAGGGAGCAGTCGGCATGGTGGAAATGGCCATCCGTCAGTTAAGTGAAGACGGGATTGTGGAGCTGGATGAGGAGCGCAAAGCGGCTATGGTCAATAATTTGATGGTGGCGATTGTATCTGAACGGGGTGCCAGCCCGGTCATCAACGCCGGATCTTTATACTAA
- a CDS encoding manganese catalase family protein, giving the protein MFFHVKELQFKARPEKPDPIYAKKLQEVLGGQYGEMSVMMQYLFQGWNCRAERKYRDMLLDIGTEEIGHVEMLSTMIAQLLDGAPADQQEEAAKDPVIGAVLGGMNPQHAIVSGLGATPTDSNGYPWNSRYIVASGNLLADFRANLNAESQGLLQVVRLYEQTTDPGVREMLSFMIARDIMHQNQWLAAIEEIEQMDGVIVPASFPRERAVEEATRQFLNFSEGTQSREGRWAAGPTMDGLGQFEYVEKPAAAGQDPELNPPAEFTHSKAGAPPKLANP; this is encoded by the coding sequence ATGTTTTTTCACGTGAAGGAATTACAGTTCAAAGCAAGGCCTGAGAAGCCCGACCCGATATATGCCAAGAAGTTGCAGGAGGTATTAGGGGGGCAGTACGGCGAAATGTCAGTCATGATGCAGTATCTCTTCCAGGGCTGGAACTGCCGTGCGGAACGGAAGTATCGCGACATGCTGCTGGATATTGGAACAGAGGAGATCGGCCATGTGGAAATGCTCAGTACGATGATCGCCCAGCTGCTGGACGGTGCTCCGGCGGACCAGCAGGAGGAGGCGGCGAAGGATCCTGTGATTGGAGCTGTGCTTGGCGGTATGAATCCGCAGCATGCGATAGTATCAGGCTTGGGAGCGACGCCTACGGACAGCAATGGCTATCCTTGGAACAGCCGTTATATTGTAGCCAGCGGTAATCTGCTCGCAGATTTCCGTGCCAATCTGAATGCGGAGTCGCAAGGGCTCCTACAGGTTGTCCGGCTGTATGAACAGACCACTGATCCTGGAGTCCGTGAGATGCTGTCCTTTATGATTGCACGTGATATCATGCACCAGAACCAATGGCTTGCAGCGATTGAGGAAATTGAACAGATGGACGGTGTTATAGTGCCAGCTTCATTCCCGCGGGAACGGGCGGTGGAAGAAGCAACGCGCCAATTCCTAAACTTCTCTGAAGGTACACAGAGCCGGGAGGGAAGATGGGCAGCCGGACCAACCATGGACGGATTGGGACAGTTTGAATATGTAGAGAAGCCAGCAGCAGCCGGACAGGATCCGGAGCTGAATCCACCGGCTGAATTTACGCATTCCAAAGCAGGCGCGCCTCCAAAGCTTGCTAACCCCTAA